tcaattaaggatgaacaatcaCAGAAGaggtaattataacttcaaataacgataagcagttaggggaaagacaacatggcaataaaagagataacaatttaagttaaggcacatatgaatcaaatgaacaacaagagtagatcatgaagcaattaattctaataaaagcATGTAGAAGTggaactagtaattaagaaacataatcataacgagaacaactgcatagttagtgaatacaaggacctaagaaccctaaaaggctattttccataaataagtccgagcacgtactcgtcacctcgcgtacacggactacaattacctagaagactcaaatcctaagaggtagttcccccacttgaagttaggcaagatatttacctcgaacaagctcaatcaatcggtaacaatgccttttccacaaatatccgactccgagtggcccaaatctagccaaaatcaattacataccataagaaactaatctaattaataaaatcaaagctaaagcaagaaattagaaaatcaccccaaaCAATCGAccctggcccacgtctcggaatcgggtaaaagtcacaaaatatgaacacccttTCACTCACGAAGTCATTCGtactaaaattatccaaataCGATAtgaaaatcccaatcaaaactcaaaaacttatttGAAGAACCTTCCAACTTTTTTCCCCatatttctcaaccaaattccttaattaaatgatgaattcaactatagattagtggagtataaccataaatgagttaggaatcattacccaatagttTTCTCTGAAAAAcccttgaattatcgcctcaatctgatctctcaaagacccaaaaatgaaaatgggataaaatcctcgaacttggccttttctgcccagcgattttacCTCTGCGGGcttccagtcgcacctgcggaaattccatcgcaggtgcggaaatgacttaagtccTCTGGTTTGCTTCTGCAAGCAcaaggccgcacctgcgagtgcgcgcctgcggacttttctccgcttctgcagaatCCTCACTCAActcgccttccgcttctgcgtcccttttgtcgcacctgcgaccactggttaCCCAGaccagggccgcatctgcgggctccCTTCCACACGTGCGAGTCCACACCTGCAGTCACCCtaccgcaggtgtgattacaccagaagcttgaaagcttcaaCAATATACACAAGtccaatttcgatccgttaagcattcgaaatcaacccgagccccccaagacctcaaccaaacataccaacaagtcctaaaacaccatacaaacttagtcgagccctcaaatgacatccaacaacgctaaaaacatgaatcaccctccaattcaaacgtaatgaactttgaaacttcaaacttctacaaccgatgccgaaacctatcaaaccatgtccgattgacctcaaattttgcacacaactcacactcgacattacggacctactccaactttcggaatcggaatccaacacctgatatcaaaaagtccacctccggtcaaacttcccaaaaatttaactttccccatttcaagcctaatttagctacagacctctaaaacacaatccggatactctcctaagtccaaaatacccaacggagctaacgaaaccgacaaaactctattccagagtagtcttcacacagttccaactacggtcaaaatcctaagacttaagcttccgaaacttgaatccttcttccgatttgactacgaatcatccggtaactgaactcgaccacgcacgcaagtcaatacacataatacgaagctgctcaagatcTTATGCCGCtaaacgggacttaaattctcaaaacaaccgtcgggtcgttatatacgcccaagtccaaaattattatacgaacctgttggaaccttaaaatcccgattccgaggccgtttactcaaaagtcaaacattagtcaatttctccaacttaaagcttccgaatttagaagtTTCTTCTCAAAtcgactccgaacttcccgaaactcaattccgaccacacgtataagtcataatacctaaaatGAAGCTGCTCATAGCCTCAAACCGATGAACGACgggctagagctcaaaacgaccggtcggatcgttacacacgCGCAACACGCGTACACAAAATGGCATGGTGTAGCCAGTTTTACGGCTGGCTATCCAAAAATAGCAACCATCGCTAATGTAATTGATTTCTAGAAATTTTGACTTAAAATATATTAGTAAATGAAATTTTTTGCCCTTGTCCTTTTTAACTTCTTGTTTAGTTGCTTTATGTTTTTAATTTCTTTTCGCTTTCTCTTTAGAGCAGTGTACGGATTTCGCTTTCGTGAGATTACTTTCTTCGAATTTAGTCTGGGTTAGGtcaaattttcttcaaatttatctCGGTAAGTGTTGTTTTTTGTAGTAATGTGTTTGAATTttcgttgttattgttgtttcatTTGTTTCAATTTTGATTTTCGTACTGTTAGCGTTTAAATATTTGTGGTATTTTAACATCTACAATTTTTTTTCTCTGTTCATTAATTCATCTTATTTCTGATAATTTTGTCACTCTGTCATTAGTTTTATGTTGTAATGTTGTAATCGTTGCGTAACTTATTTTGATAAGTTGGTCAAATATTTTTGTAGTCGCTGCATATTAGGGTTAATTTTCAAATAGTTTTTTGCTTCAACTGCATTATAGATTGCTCGAGTTCTTGTTAAAACTTGAAATCCAGAACAATGTGCTTGACTTCATACTTAATAATTtggtccagtatattatactggaagtcTGTCTTCTGAAGGCTTGTTTCCAAGTATTTTATACTGGACGATTATTATAGTATACTGGATTTTCGTTGATTACTTGTGTTTAATGATAATTTGTATGTGTGTTTTTTTATATGGTGTttgattatatttttttaaatctaGCCCATTTTTTTATggagttttatttttattataaatttGGTGCAATATATTATACGCGAAGTCTATCCTCCGAAGGCTTGTTGTACAGTATTTTTTAATGAATGATTATTATAATATACTGGATTTCTATTTATATCTGATTATTTGTGTTTAATGATAATTTATATCTGTGTTTATTTTTTAATATGGTATTTGATTATGTTTTTTAATTCTAGTCCAGTATTTATTTATGGAGTTTTGTAATAAATTTGGTCCAGTATATTATATGGAAAGTCTATCCTCTGAAGGTTTGTTGTCCAGTATGTTATACTGGATGATTATTATAATATACTTGAGTTTTGTTTGATTCTAGTATATTATACAGGAAGCTTGCCATCTGTAAGCTTGTTGTCTAGTATGCTATACTGGATGAGTTCTGTTCATACTAGAGTTGTGTTTTATTTGTGATTATTTTTTTCAATGATTATTTGTCTCTATTTATTTTAATATGCTTTGTCCTCTGAAGGTTTGTTGTCCAGTATGTTATACTAGATGATTATTATAATATACTTGAGTTTTGTTtgattccagtatattatacagGAAGTCTGCCATCTGTAAGCTTGTTGTCCAGTATGTTATACTGGATGAGTTCTTTTCATACAAGAGTTGTGTTTTATTTGTGATTATTTTTTATATTGATTATTGTCTCTGATTTTTTAATATGCTATTTGATTATGTTTCTTCTTTATACGCCAGTATTTATTTCTGGAGTTTCATTGTTTCTAATTAATTTGATCCAGTATATTATACAGGAAGTCTGCCATCTGTAGTACATCATACGTTATACTGGATGAGTTCTGTTTATACTAGAGTTCTGTTTATATACTGGATTCTGATCGTGTTTACTTATCTAAGATACAAATATTCTTTGTTTTCATGATTTTACAGAAATGGAATCTTCAAGTAGTATATTGAAGGTGCGTAATTCTGAAATGTTCAAGTTTTTATCTTTAAATTATATGAAATATTGCTTATATTTTTTGTATTAATTTTAGGAGAGAGATAGATTATATGAGTTTAAGGATTGGTTTTCTACTGATTGTTACTGGAAAGGTGATAGAAATTTTAAGCAAACTATTTCATCCTTTTTGTCGGTAACACAAATGGATATGTTGAAGAACGGTGTATTTGGGAAATTTTTTGAGTTGGATGAAGTTAGTCACTCTGGGAATTTGACTCATTGTATGTTGCTCTCTCAACTTTTCTACAAGGATAAaagcaaaattatttttaaagtttTTGGGCATGATGTGGCATTTACAGAAGAGGATTTCCACACTATTACTGGACATAAGATTGAGGCATCCGATTATAGTTTTGTTGATGTTAGAGAGAACCGTTTGAAGGAATGGTATTTCCCTGAAGTGAAAAAGGAGTTTGAAGGTAGAAACTTTGCATCATTTTATGCAAAAGCGGTCTCGATTACGTGATGGTACAACAGTTGATGTATGTGTTGATGTCGAGGTCTGCGATGAAGATGCAGTAAAGCTTGCTCAGATTTATCTATTAGAAGCCATTCTATTGGGTAAATTTGAAAGTCAAAATATTAGCAATCGTTCTATGAAAATCATTGACGACGAAGAGCTTTGTGTTTCTTTTCCATGGGGCAGTTTCTGTTTTGATGAGCTTATTGATAGTTTGTTGCATCTTTTAACAACTGATTCAGTGAAAAAGAAATCAATGGGTAGGATCCCATCTTATACGATGCTTGGATTCCCATTTTTGTTCAATGTATAGATGATGGAAGTGTTTAATGATTTCcattaattttcaaaatatgatgatCGGGGGCCAATTAGGATGTTGTCTTACTCAAGCATTGGATGTCCAAAATATGACAAACTTCATAAAGATTTCTTTACAAATGAAAGTTTAAGTTAGTAGTATTTGACTTTTAATCATATTTCTTTGctcatatattttattttaatctaattatttatatttttatttatttaaaagaagttTAAGGTTTTTAAGGTGAACCCGTCATATCTTCTCCAACATTCATCAAAagttaatattagtaatattgtGAATGTAAGTTGTTGTTTCTCTGATTTTAATTAGTCTtgcttttaattaatttctactGATAGTATACTAGATTTTGGTTCTGATAACTTGCATTTCAAAATTTGGTTGCTGTATATTATTCTGGAAGTCTGTTCTCAAAAATATTATTGTCCAGTTTTTTCTATTGGATGAGTAAAATATACTCGATCGTTATAATATACTGGATGAGTATAATATACTGTATGACTAAAATTTACTCGatcagtataatatactagatcagtattgtcacgacccaaaatccattaaaggtcatgatggcgcctaacaccactgtcaTGCAAGCCAACAGtaaaagtttaacttaattactcattttagtatttttaaaatcgTAAATTTCCTTCCATTGAATAGTAAGAGATAAAGTTTTACAGAGTGAATGATAATatcttcacaacaacaacaacacaaaacaaCCTATAATCAtctccaaaatctggtgtcacaagtgcatgagcatatactaggaagtaaaataaaatacagcatctgtccgaaatacaaattggacaggagaatataaataaccctgaaggagactctgctggctgtggatggtaacatgaaatgcagctcacggtaagttCCCGCATCATCCGCGCCTccgtgcccaaaggaccaccagacataaaagtacctgcacaaaaatgtgcagcaaatgtaatatgagtacgtaaatcaacgtgtacccaataagtatctagcctaaccccggaggagtagttacgaggggttgacatcgacactcactagtggtccaataatatcaagtacagtaaagaggtgaacaaatatgaggcataataaataaataaaataaataagtataaatctgtggtacaattctcctctttacaataggctcaagctctcaatcagcaaatttcctcctcaaccggagcatatatatataaatatatagtggacctcaccaaaatgggtcgctatacttcaaatcaggaagaactcacagatacactggcttcttgccaaatattacgcacgattccatgaggatattttatagaaatgccgaggcatacgacccgatcccatcataatctgtgCACTTCCaagggtcgaatgacacgaaccatagatgcatctattaaccttccgaggcgaacggcccgctcccatcaaagtatggtacataaatcatgccgaggcgaatggcccgatcccattagagtaagaagctttaacgggtccttgaccctactcatgaataaacgtgtgagttataatttctttaacgaaaaacctttcaatgaaccatacatatatatatatatatatatatatatatatatatatatatatatatatatatatatatatatatcggataCAATTTCATTATGAGGGGTACAATTGTTTCgtgactaatcatgaaactcgtgaagcctctacaataacaagtctatcactctacgcatgtctagtctcaagtcataatacgaaataaaagaattaaacgagcaaagataatccctatagtacaagtatgGCATgggtgaacctaagtctacccggacaataacatggatctaactacatacggactcttgtcgcctcatgcgtacgtagtccccgcaacaagttttacatattaaatatatcacctaggggtagtttccccctcacagaattaaacatgagacttacctcatctcaaaggttactttccggtccaaaattgtgctttaaatcctcaactcggtgccaaacgacccgatgctagtcaaatgttatataaaatagtcaatacatgttTAAGAGTTCATTTCCTAACTATAAAAGTGATTTTCCAACCAAAATTAAagaattcttaaaattcaccctcaggcccacgtgctcggattctggaaatttttggagAAATAtcttacccataacctcatgaagtCAAATATATGTTTTTCaccaaattccataaccatttccatggtcaaatcccatttttatccaaaacctaggtttttcatctaaacccttgatttcaccaatttttacatgttaatttacccataatctatgtatttaactcatgttgtgtagaaattacttacctcaaagtgctaggtgaaaaccccccttccaagagctccaaaatcgcccaagagatgaaataaaatgagctaaatggcctaagtcccgcattaaataGAGTTGTGCACAGgtctcagatgtcgcatttgcgacacctggttCGCAAAATGCGACaaatccatcgcaaatgcgaacttgggCTTCTACtaccaaggtcgcaaatgcgaccaaggagTCGCAAATGCGGATACTGctgagatcgcaaatgcgaccaaagtgtcgcaaatgcgaacactgcccaGGTCATGCTTCatcacaattgcgaagcctttCTCGTAAATGCGagttttgcaaatgcgaacaaattctcgcatttgcgagacctgcaacaactgccaagaaacaccagaaaaacTGAAGTTTTCATATCTCCTGaagtccgaaactcacctgagccctcggggctccactcaaaacacacacacacaagtataacaacatcatacaaactctctCGAGCGATCGAaacactgaaataacatcaaaacccatgaatcggatgccaaaacgcatggATTAACTCATGAGCTCCAAAACTTCGGAAAATACTCCCgagcgtccgattcctatcaaatcaactgggaatgacgctaaattttgcgtgcaagtattaaatgacattacggacctactccaacttctggaaccagaatccgaacccgatatcaaaaagtttaccctcggtcaaactttccaaaaacttcaaatttcctttTTTtggccaaatgaccccgaaacaacctacgaacctccaaatccacttccggatgcgccCCTAAGTTTAGAATCACCATAGggagctattcctaggctcggaatcccaaacgaacatcgataacattgaaatgcacttcaacccaaatttatgaaatccttctaaaatgccaactttccacaataggcgccgaaacgctcccgtgtcatccaaaacccaatccggacatacgctcaagttcaaaataatcatatgaacctgttggaacattcaaatcccaattccgaggtcgtttactcaaaatcacaccttaataaattcttccaacttaaagattccgaaataagaattttctttctaaatcaactccggacttctcgaaattcaattctgaccacacgtacaagtcataatacttaaagtgaagctactcatggcctcaaactaccgaacgacgtgctatggctcaaaacgaccggtcgggtcgttacattctctcccacttaaacatatatttgtcctcaaacgtgctaagaactgttctggagttgtctgaaatcaccatttaacacctcgtgcacctacccatgctaccacaacccaattgaacacattagctcgagccaatctgatgatcttcccctttatttagtcaagtaagccttagagtccaattcaaacatccagaattctccaccaggcctgtttccaacatacgaacaccgtatcaatcactacacactgcaccaaacacgattgtatacccttactgaattcttaccatgcaccgcgttactcatttgcccaaggcaatcgTTCCAAAGCACATCAgctaaaatttccactgaccCGAAGCCTGTggtgtacctcatgaccaattaagccttgctttaactctcgcaatacAACCACAACAGCGAAGATATGTAGAAGTCATAACCACCTGtcaaatcacaatttatggagtctctcctcccgacaagaaccattacctcattctggactaaaTAAGAATAGttactctttaatatacccttccTAACTCCGATCGTACTGATCCCGGGTCTAATAACCTCGTCTCGCCCAGTACAAGCcgttcaggcaataagccatctcaaacactgccaaaagCCTCATATGACACCATTAATGTGCCGACAGGCCACGATTCAAATATGATATACAAGGAAAAACGAACCCTAGGAAAGAACTACCCAGCACACATAACTAATATGACAATCGAAAAGATGTTATAAACCATCCTTTGAAAtgagacacaaaacacacaagaatagctatgggaaactgtactcaatgtcacactgttgtggcgtgcaacccgatccacatatgatactgttgcgacgtgcaacccgatctaaccatgatacccgtggcagcatgccacccgatccaaacaacatatccgtggcggcgtgccacccgatccacacataataataaatagggaaatacccatcaagccagaaatatttatacctacgaaatacccgaaaatcaaccacaagcacgcgaagtgcataatacaaatcctggggagatggatagcgccatacgctacgtaACTGAAGCACAACCAAGGTACAATAAATGACTtgcatcttgagagccatcctgctctcacaacaccacaagctacacaggaTCTCAATACAAgtgtgaataatcaaaccgcctcacaacccatatggcacaatagagattgcACTAAATAGCTGATGACGGAAATAACATTCCaggcccgaagactcctccgcaagcaacgctatgctgaaatgaacacatccggcttgATATAGAGTACACcctcacatttagatccattcaCGGACCTCAAGACGATTCAGATCATACTGTACtgagctaataacctttcaaagaTCCACCCTCGAGAATAGCCATCAaattcggaacaaacttccacaattcacaactaATTGAacagagcgcccttcaggcataaattctcacattagtaatagtaccacaatctccatagttggttccaatctttaatcaatcaagtgactacatgtcacacttatacaattctcccatgggatacgc
This region of Nicotiana tomentosiformis chromosome 4, ASM39032v3, whole genome shotgun sequence genomic DNA includes:
- the LOC104106382 gene encoding uncharacterized protein, whose translation is MESSSSILKERDRLYEFKDWFSTDCYWKGDRNFKQTISSFLSVTQMDMLKNGVFGKFFELDEVSHSGNLTHCMLLSQLFYKDKSKIIFKVFGHDVAFTEEDFHTITGHKIEASDYSFVDVRENRLKEWYFPEVKKEFEVDVCVDVEVCDEDAVKLAQIYLLEAILLGKFESQNISNRSMKIIDDEELCVSFPWGSFCFDELIDSLLHLLTTDSVKKKSMGRIPSYTMLGFPFLFNV